The following are encoded in a window of Castanea sativa cultivar Marrone di Chiusa Pesio chromosome 5, ASM4071231v1 genomic DNA:
- the LOC142636733 gene encoding cationic amino acid transporter 1-like gives MGEYGGDEGVRRRGCSCTKENFLPEESFRSWGNYARALKETPRRLKDRVLTRSLDLTELVDVKAQSQHEMKKTLNWWDLMWFGIGAVIGAGIFVLTGLEAQKHAGPAVVLSYVVSGISALLSVFCYTEFAVEIPVAGGSFAYLRVELGDFMAFIAAGNILLEYVIGGAAVARSWTSYFATLLNHDPNDFRIVAHSLSPDYRYLDPIAIVVLAIICVMAVMSTKGSSRFNYIASIFHVAVIIFIIIAGLIKADTKNYSNFAPFGVRGIFQASAVLFFAYVGFDAVSTMAEETKNPGRDIPIGLVGSMVITTLAYCLLAVTLCLMQPYTNINEDAPFSVAFEAVGMGWAKYIVAAGALKGMTTVLLVSAVGQARYLTHIARTHMMPPWLAIVNEKTGTPVNATVVMLAATAVIAFFTSLGILSNLLSISTLFIFMLVAIGLLVRRYYVSGVTTTANRIKFIVFLALILGSSIATALYWAISTDGWIAYAITGPIWLLSTIGLWFFVPQAREPKVWGVPLVPWLPSLSIAINIFLLGSIDRASFERFGLWTLIILVYYFLFGLHASYDTAKEASSAKQMKNVEEGAVN, from the exons ATGGGTGAATACGGAGGAGACGAAGGTGTTCGGAGAAGAGGGTGCTCGTGCACAaaagaaaactttctccccGAGGAATCGTTTCGGAGCTGGGGAAACTATGCGAGGGCGTTGAAGGAAACACCGCGTAGGCTGAAGGACCGAGTTCTGACTCGGTCGTTGGATCTGACGGAGCTAGTGGATGTGAAGGCACAGAGCCAGCACGAGATGAAGAAGACGCTGAATTGGTGGGACCTCATGTGGTTCGGCATAGGAGCTGTGATTGGAGCTGGGATCTTCGTTCTCACTGGGCTTGAGGCTCAAAAACATGCGGGACCTGCGGTTGTGTTGTCCTACGTCGTTTCGGGCATCTCTGCTTTGCTCTCTGTCTTCTGTTACACCGAGTTCGCCGTTGAGATTCCAGTCGCAG GCGGATCATTTGCCTATTTGAGGGTAGAGCTGGGTGATTTCATGGCCTTCATTGCTGCCGGAAACATCCTACTTGAGTACGTGATTGGTGGAGCAGCCGTTGCCCGTTCTTGGACATCCTACTTTGCCACACTCTTGAACCACGACCCAAATGATTTCCGCATTGTAGCCCATAGTTTATCACCAGACTACAGATACCTCGACCCCATTGCCATTGTTGTCTTGGCTATCATTTGTGTTATGGCTGTTATGAGCACAAAGGGCTCCTCGAGATTCAATTACATTGCCTCCATCTTCCATGTTGCTGTCATTATCTTCATCATCATTGCAGGCCTTATAAAAGCAGACACCAAAAATTACAGCAATTTTGCACCGTTTGGCGTCCGTGGCATCTTTCAAGCATCAGCAGTGCTTTTCTTTGCCTACGTTGGATTTGATGCTGTCTCAACCATGGCTGAGGAAACAAAGAATCCCGGTCGGGACATTCCTATTGGTCTTGTTGGCTCAATGGTGATTACTACATTGGCATATTGTTTACTAGCCGTGACACTATGCCTAATGCAACCATACACAAATATTAATGAAGACGCACCATTTTCTGTGGCATTTGAAGCCGTAGGTATGGGATGGGCTAAATACATAGTTGCTGCTGGTGCATTGAAGGGCATGACAACAGTTTTGCTTGTCTCAGCAGTGGGTCAAGCTCGATATCTCACACATATTGCACGTACACACATGATGCCCCCATGGCTCGCCATTGTGAATGAGAAAACTGGGACTCCTGTCAATGCCACAGTGGTCATGCTTGCAGCCACTGCAGTAATTGCCTTCTTCACATCGCTTGGGATTCTCTCAAACTTGCTCTCAATCTCCACACTGTTTATCTTTATGCTTGTGGCCATTGGCCTTCTGGTGCGTCGATACTATGTTAGTGGGGTTACAACAACAGCAAACCGTATCAAATTCATTGTGTTTCTTGCCCTTATTCTTGGATCTTCAATTGCCACTGCTCTTTATTGGGCCATATCTACTGATGGTTGGATTGCGTACGCAATAACTGGACCAATTTGGCTCTTGTCAACTATTGGGCTTTGGTTTTTTGTTCCACAGGCTAGGGAACCAAAAGTTTGGGGTGTACCGTTGGTACCATGGCTGCCATCACTATCAATTGCCATCAACATATTCCTTCTTGGGTCTATAGATAGAGCATCGTTTGAAAGGTTCGGGTTATGGACTCTAATAATCTTGGTTTACTATTTCCTTTTTGGATTGCATGCGTCCTATGACACAGCCAAGGAAGCTAGCAGTGCCAAACAGATGAAAAATGTTGAAGAGGGGGCCGTGAACTAG